Within Desulfurobacterium thermolithotrophum DSM 11699, the genomic segment AATGTTCAAGGAGATGTTTATACTCTTTGGCAGGTTTGTAGAACATGTAGTGGACAAGCTCATCAACCGTAGGCATTACACTTGGATCGCTTTCGTGGTGTTTCCATACCTCCTGAATAGCTTTGAGGAGCTCTGCATCGAGAATTTCAATGTTAATAGATTTAACAGGCTTAAAGCTTCTCTCCTTCCAGATCCTATAAGCCTCAAGTAGGTGCTCGCCAGCCGGAAGGATTTCACCGTCACCATCGATGTAGGCAAGTGCCATAAGGACTTCTTTCTCTTCGGCTGTAAGGGCTTCAACCCCCTCATCAACAACCTTACCAAGTGAATCCATAATGTCTTCAGAGATTACTGTCTCATAACTTGGAGCAAGGTATTCGCAGGCTTTCTTAATCTCCTGGCCAAGAGCTGTAAGAGCATAAACGTCAGAAGTTGGAACAGAAAATGCAAGAAGTCTCATAGCTCCCATGAGAAGAGGGAATCTTCCACCTGCTGGAAGCATTGAGGACTCTGCAGGTCCTGCTGGCATGTCCTTTATGTACTGGTAGAGCTCTCTATCTATTATCAATCTTGGGTGAGCGTTTCTGAAGATTTCATAGATATCCTTAGCGTACTTGTTAATTGCCTTAAACGTTCCTTTCTTCTCAACTTTTCTCTCTTCAATAAATCCTCTCTTTTCCAGCTCTCCTTCTGTAAGTGGACCAGGAATGTCCTCGTTTTCGATAGCTGTCTCTATCATCATAATAATTTCGGAGCCAAGCCATCTAAATTCTTCATTCCACTTTGAAGGGTGTTCTATTAAACCTTTTTGAATCATGTCATCTATTAAATTAGCAAGAGCTCTTCCCCAATATGTAAGAGAATATTCCAACGGTCTTTCCATTCTAACTAAGTTCATTCTCTCAAGCTCAATAAATGGTGGTTCTTCAGACTTTGCAAAAAGTTGACAAGTTGGTGCTTTCTTAAGCTCCTCCTCCCTTATTCTCAAAAGTGCAAGCGCATGTTCTTTCCTAATTACCATTCTCTCCCTCCTTTCTTCGTTACTGTAGTTGTTTTGCTTCTATTATTTAAATTATGTCAAATATCGTTTTAAGTCAACTAAAAAGTTTTTTTATTGTTGAAGTTCAGATAGAAGGTGGACACCCTACAATAACCTTTGAATACCACAAGGAGGTGTCCACCGATGAAACAATTGAAAAGATTCAAAGGAACATCCCTCCATATATCAAGCACAAATACAGCATTCAAAGAAACCCTGAAAGAAGGAAGAAGAGTAAAAAAGAAGCTTGACCTAACAAAAGACAGAAATGTTAAAAGGAGACTCAAATGGATAGAGTATTACCACAAAACAGGCAACGCCAGAAAAACATGCAGATACTTTGGCATCAGTCCAACAACCTTCTACAAGTGGAAAAAAAGATACGACAAGTACGGGATAGAAGGACTCCAAGACAGAAACAAAAGACCTCATAAAGTAAGACAACCCCAAACAGAACCAGAAATAGAACACATCATCGTCACAATAAGGGAAAAATTCCCAACCTGGAGCAAAGAAAAGATAGCAGCCTTCATGGAAAGATACCTAAATGTAAAAATATCATCCTCTACAGTTTACAGGGTTCTCAAAAGACACGGACTAATAGAAAGAACCTGGAAACTAAAAAGTACCTACAAGAGGAAGAAACAGAAAGGGAAAAAGAACCGCACCAGAAAAGGACTAAGAGCAGACAAACCAGGAACAATCCTCATGGACGTTAAATACCTCTACTGGTGCGGTAAAACCTTTTACCAGTTCACGGCAATAGACAAGTTCACCCGAATAGCATTTGCCAAGGTTTATTCTACAAAAAGCAGCAGGAGCGGAAGAAGGTTTTTTGAAGAACTTGAAAAATTTCTTCCCTTCAAGATAGAGAAAGTTCAAACGGATAACGGGAGCGAATTTTTAGGGGAGTTAGACGAATATCTTAAAAGAAAAGGGATAGAACACTACTTTAGTTATCCGAAATCTCCCAAGACTAATGCGCATGTAGAAAGGTTTATTCAAACGACAGAAAGTGAACTATGGATGATAGAAGGAACAGAACCGACTGTTGATGAGATGAATAAAAAACTTTTTGAGTATTTAAAGATTTACAACTTTCTTAGACCCCATCACTCTTTAAATTACAAGACTCCCGCTGAGAAGTTTGAGGACTATATTAGAAGTCATCAAGGTGTCCACCATGTATTGAACTCGAACATTTATTTGAAGAGATGCTCATCAAGCTATAAATTTTTTGAAGTCTCTTCTTTAACTTATGAGGAAATGTAAGAAATGATAAAGAGATTACCTCCTGAGATAATTTCAAAAATTGCTTCTGGACAGATAGCTTCTTCTCCAATGAACGTTTTAAAAGAGCTGATAGAAAATGCAATTGATGCAAAAGCTACAGAAATCTTGATAAGAATAAAGGATCACTTTAACTTTAAAGTCACTGATAATGGAATAGGTATACCCTACAAAGAATTACCAACTGCTGTTGAAAGATTTACAACAAGTAAAATCAGCACAATCAGAGATTTATCACAAATAAATACTTACGGATTTAGAGGAGAAGCTCTATATGCAATTTCTCAAGTCTCTCATCTTACGATAAAATCACGATTTCAAGAAGAGTCTATTGGAGGAAAATTAGAAGTAAAAGGAGGAAAAATCCTTTCCCATTCTCCCATTTCCTTTTCTCGAGGAACTTCAGTTTTAGTAAGTTCTCTTTACTTCAATGTTCCAGTTAGAAAGAAATGTTTTGACTTAAGAGAAAAAAGAAATTTAAAAAAAATCGTTAAAACCTTTGCTCTTTGTAGACCTGAGATAACTTTTAAGCTTGATAATGAAGTTTTTTTTGCCTCTTCGTTAGAAGAAAGGATAAGACAAATTTTTGGAAAAGAAATTACCTTTGAAAAGGAACTATCCAAAAGATTCACTATTTTTTATCTAACAGAAAAAGAAGAAGGAAGGAGAAAAATAAGCTTTATCTTCGTTAATAAAAGACCTGTTTCTCTTCCAGAAGTTGAAAAAGTTCTAAGTGAGTTAAATATCAAAAATTACATACTGTTCATAAATGTAACACCAGAAGAAGTAGATGTTAATGTTACTCCTACCAAAGATAAAGTTATTTTAAGAGACTTCTCAATTTTAGAAGAAATGAAAAATTTACTAGCAAAGAAAGTTTTTCTTCCTACCTTCCCTGTTTTAAGAGAAAAAAAAGAAATTCACTATCAAACACCAATAGAGGTCTTGGGTAGTGATGGCACGATAATAGTTGCTCATGACAGTGAATACTTTTACTTTTTTGATCAGCATTTAATCCACGAAAGGGTAAACTATGAAGAATTAATAAGTCTACTCTTTTCAAAAAAAGTTCCATTGAAAAGAATTTTTCCTCCTATGGAAGTAGATTTTTCCGTTAAATTAACAGATAAACTTGAAAAATTTGGAATAGAGTATGAAAAAGTAGGAAAAACTATTTTTATTCATTCAATTCCAGAGATTTTAAGAGTTGAAGATATAAAGAAAATAATAAATGGAGAAACTCCTGAGTCTATAGCAGAAATCGCCTGTAAAAAAGCAATAAAAAGCGGATACAAACCCTTGAATTTTAATGATATAAAGGAACTTTTTGAAAAATACCTACTTTGCAAAAATAGGGAAACCTGTCCCCATGGAAGACCAATATACTACCGAATTAAAAAGAGCAAAATAATGAGAAAGGTAGGGAGAAATTAACTATCCAAAGCGTCCGGTTATGTAATCCTCTGTAAGCTGTTCCTTAGGTTTAACAAAGAGTTCTTCAGTCTTATTAAATTCTATGAGTTCACCTAAGTACATAAAGGCAGTATAATCTGAAACCCTAGCTGCTTGCTGCATATTGTGAGTTACTATTATTATAGTTAAACGGCCTCGAAAGCTAACAACCAATTCTTCTATCTTCCCTGTTGAAATAGGATCAAGTGCTGAAGTAGGTTCATCAAAAAGTAAAACTTCAGGTTCTACAGCTATAGCCCTTGCTATACAAAGCCTTTGTTGTTGACCTCCTGAAAGACCAGATGCAGGATCTTTCAACCTATCCTTAACTTCATCCCAGAGAGCTGCATCCTTTAGTGCTTTTTCTACTCTATCTTCAAGTTCACTTTTATTCTTTAGCCCTTTTAATCTTAAACCATAAGCAACATTATCAAAGATTGACATTGGGAAAGCTGTTGGTTTTTGAAAAACCATTCCAACTCGACTTCTTAGTCTTATTAGATCATAATCCTTATCAAGAATATTTTCTTCATCCAAAAGTATCCTTCCTTCATATCTATTACCAGGATAAAGATCATGCATTCTGTTAAAACATCTAAGTAATGTTGTTTTTCCACATCCGGAAGGACCTATCAGCGCCGTTATCCTTTTTTCTGGAACCTTAAAAGAGATATTTTTTAACGCATGTTTACTTCCATAGTAAAAGTTTAGATTTTCAACTATTAACTTCGGTTTTTCTTCTATTTGAACTATGTAAGCCATCGAGTAACTCCTCCACTATTTTTTGAACTTATAGTGAGCTATAACCCTTCCAAGAATATTTGCACTTAAAACACCAAAGGTGAGAATAATTGCAGCTGCCCAGGCAAGTTTCTGCCAGTAAGGATATGGACTCATTGCATAATCATACATAGTAACTGTAAGAGAAGCTATAGGCTGAGTCATATCAACAGTAAAGAAGTTATTGTTAAAGGAAGTAAAAAGGAGCGGTGCTGTTTCTCCTCCAATTCTTGCAACAGAGAGGATTATCCCAGTTATAACTCCCGTTATTGCTGCTCTATATACAATATCTTTTATTACCTTAAACTTTGTAGCTCCTAAGGCATATCCAGCCTCTCTAAGCTCAGGAGGAACCAGTCTTAACATATCATCTGTTGTTCTTAAAACAATCGGAATCATCATTATCGCAAGAGAAAGGGAACCTGCAATTCCCATAAAGTGACCAACAGGTTTTACCAAAATAGCGTAAATGAAAGTTCCAATTACTATTGAAGGAACGCTCATCATGATATCCGAAAGATCTCTAACAATATTAGCCAATCTACTATTTCTTCCGTACTCAGAAAGATAAGTCCCAGCAAGTATTCCTAAGGGAATTCCTATAATCGTTGCAACAAAAACTATTAAAGCCTGTCCGACTATAGCGTGTTTCAAACCGCCTGTTTCATCTCCTGGAGATGGAGGTTCTCCAATAAAAACTTCTAAAGATAACGTAGAAAATCCTTTATAAAGAAGTGTTCCAAGTATCCAAAAGAGCCACATAATACCAAACAAAGCTGCAGCCGTTGAGAGAACTAAAACTATGCTGTTTACTATCTTTCTTTTTGTAAACGCGTCCAACTTTTACCTCTCAACCTTTCTTAAGAATATAAATTTTCCGATAGCTATAATTAAAAAGCTCATAACAAAAAGAATAAGAGCAAGATAAAAGAGACTGGAAAGATATAAGTCTGTGTCTGCTTCTGTAAATTCGTTAGCAAGAGTAACTGTAATTGAAGTTGCAGGTTCTAACAAAGACTTAGGAATTACAGGTTGATTACCCATTACAAACGTAACTGCCATAGTTTCTCCTAATGCTCTTCCCAAAGAAAGGATAATACCCCCAATTACACCTAATTTAGTATAAGGAATTACAACATCTTTCATGACATCCCATTTAGTTGCACCAAGAGCGTATGCAGACTCTTTCAAAATAGGTGGTACCATATTAAAGGAATCTCTTGCAATTGCTGCAGTAAATGGAAGAATCATTATAGAAAGAACAATTGAAGCTGTTAAAAGACCTATTCCCGGAGTGTAGCCTGCAAACCATTCTCCAATTAACGGAAGCTTAGCAAGCGTTTGATGAATTATTGGTTGAACTTTGTCTCTCATGAAAGGCGCAAAGTAGAAAAGTCCCCACATACCGTAAATGATACTTGGAATTGCAGCTAAGAGCTCTATTGCAACTCCTACAGGAGTCCTTAAAAAGTAAGGAGAAATCTCTGTAAGAAATATAGCTATACCAATAGCAACAGGAACTGCAATTAAGATAGCTATTACAGTGCTTACTATAGAACCAAATATTGCAGGAGCTCCTCCAAACTTATCTAAGGGAGGGTTCCACGTAGTAGAGGTAATAAATTTCCATATCCCAAAAGTTTGAAGGGAAAGAGAGGATTCCTTGTAAAGGACTACAAAAAGGACTAATAGAATAGTTATTACGAGTAAAGTTGAAGCCAGAGCAACTTTTTCAAAAGTCCAATTTATTAGGTAACTTCTCTTCACCGCTACCTCTTAGGTTAGGTTGTAAAATTTCATTGGTAAGTATAGCTTTTTTTCTTGAAAAAGTGTTATCAAATTCTTAACAAAGAGAGGAAAAAATGGCAAATAAAGGAGATTTTGTCCATCTCCATCTTCACTCTCAGTATTCCCTTCTTGATGGTGCTATAAAGATAAAAGACTTAGTAAAAAAAGCCAAAGAGTACGGTATGTCTGCAGTTGCAGTTACAGATCACGGTAACATGTATGCTTCGTACGAACTTTATAAAGAGTGTACCGCTGAAGGAATTAAACCAATAATTGGACAGGAATTTTACATAGCTAAGGGATCAAGATTTGATAGAAAAAAGGGAAATGAAGGAGAAAAAGGAAGCTATCACCTAGTTCTTTTGGCAAAGAATGAAATAGGGTTAAAAAACCTTATGAAACTTAGTTCTATAGCTTTTTTAGAAGGTTTTTACTATAAACCCAGAATAGATAAAGAAGTTCTTGAAAAGTACAGCGAGGGATTAATTGCTCTATCAGCCTGTATACAGGGAGAAATTCCGGTTCTTTATCTTCAGGGAAAGGAAGAAGAAGCAAAAAATGTAGCAAAATGGTATAAAGAATTATTTGGAGACGATTTTTATTTAGAAATTCAGTATCACGGCATAAAAGAACAGGAAAAGGCAAATCAGTTTCTTATAAAACTTTCCAAGGAATTAGATATCGATTTAGTAGCCACGAATGATGCTCACTATCTTGAAAAAGAAGATTGGGAAGCCCACGATGTTCTTCTATGTCTTCAAACAGGAAAAAAGCTATCTGATGAAAATAGACTACGTTTTTCTACAAAGG encodes:
- a CDS encoding DUF505 domain-containing protein → MVIRKEHALALLRIREEELKKAPTCQLFAKSEEPPFIELERMNLVRMERPLEYSLTYWGRALANLIDDMIQKGLIEHPSKWNEEFRWLGSEIIMMIETAIENEDIPGPLTEGELEKRGFIEERKVEKKGTFKAINKYAKDIYEIFRNAHPRLIIDRELYQYIKDMPAGPAESSMLPAGGRFPLLMGAMRLLAFSVPTSDVYALTALGQEIKKACEYLAPSYETVISEDIMDSLGKVVDEGVEALTAEEKEVLMALAYIDGDGEILPAGEHLLEAYRIWKERSFKPVKSINIEILDAELLKAIQEVWKHHESDPSVMPTVDELVHYMFYKPAKEYKHLLEHYGRRLYQDLGYQKKEEIKNKFAEVKTVEELFKSFYEKGNKWYEKMYDIIQESLYTLESFNLIHAEEKEGKRVHYLTEYGKKVLEDMETRGMREIPAVAVKAIIIANKEFASPNVDWYKKGVDAQLIGGGEATEAGKMYAEMAYQIRRLPHITRFELQVLHKLPEKGFFIKDVYEQFDETWKEEVEYALNKLEARGYIDILQNEAIVLTEAGKLIKRALSGTPEGFANPITPLAVRVLEALSKVGTLYEKEKKVRVLPKNFKEAMKLSGLDPDTFEKELIVLRASNLIGKSSINEAGLLILEALEKLD
- a CDS encoding IS481 family transposase translates to MKQLKRFKGTSLHISSTNTAFKETLKEGRRVKKKLDLTKDRNVKRRLKWIEYYHKTGNARKTCRYFGISPTTFYKWKKRYDKYGIEGLQDRNKRPHKVRQPQTEPEIEHIIVTIREKFPTWSKEKIAAFMERYLNVKISSSTVYRVLKRHGLIERTWKLKSTYKRKKQKGKKNRTRKGLRADKPGTILMDVKYLYWCGKTFYQFTAIDKFTRIAFAKVYSTKSSRSGRRFFEELEKFLPFKIEKVQTDNGSEFLGELDEYLKRKGIEHYFSYPKSPKTNAHVERFIQTTESELWMIEGTEPTVDEMNKKLFEYLKIYNFLRPHHSLNYKTPAEKFEDYIRSHQGVHHVLNSNIYLKRCSSSYKFFEVSSLTYEEM
- the mutL gene encoding DNA mismatch repair endonuclease MutL, which translates into the protein MIKRLPPEIISKIASGQIASSPMNVLKELIENAIDAKATEILIRIKDHFNFKVTDNGIGIPYKELPTAVERFTTSKISTIRDLSQINTYGFRGEALYAISQVSHLTIKSRFQEESIGGKLEVKGGKILSHSPISFSRGTSVLVSSLYFNVPVRKKCFDLREKRNLKKIVKTFALCRPEITFKLDNEVFFASSLEERIRQIFGKEITFEKELSKRFTIFYLTEKEEGRRKISFIFVNKRPVSLPEVEKVLSELNIKNYILFINVTPEEVDVNVTPTKDKVILRDFSILEEMKNLLAKKVFLPTFPVLREKKEIHYQTPIEVLGSDGTIIVAHDSEYFYFFDQHLIHERVNYEELISLLFSKKVPLKRIFPPMEVDFSVKLTDKLEKFGIEYEKVGKTIFIHSIPEILRVEDIKKIINGETPESIAEIACKKAIKSGYKPLNFNDIKELFEKYLLCKNRETCPHGRPIYYRIKKSKIMRKVGRN
- the pstB gene encoding phosphate ABC transporter ATP-binding protein PstB — protein: MAYIVQIEEKPKLIVENLNFYYGSKHALKNISFKVPEKRITALIGPSGCGKTTLLRCFNRMHDLYPGNRYEGRILLDEENILDKDYDLIRLRSRVGMVFQKPTAFPMSIFDNVAYGLRLKGLKNKSELEDRVEKALKDAALWDEVKDRLKDPASGLSGGQQQRLCIARAIAVEPEVLLFDEPTSALDPISTGKIEELVVSFRGRLTIIIVTHNMQQAARVSDYTAFMYLGELIEFNKTEELFVKPKEQLTEDYITGRFG
- the pstA gene encoding phosphate ABC transporter permease PstA; this encodes MDAFTKRKIVNSIVLVLSTAAALFGIMWLFWILGTLLYKGFSTLSLEVFIGEPPSPGDETGGLKHAIVGQALIVFVATIIGIPLGILAGTYLSEYGRNSRLANIVRDLSDIMMSVPSIVIGTFIYAILVKPVGHFMGIAGSLSLAIMMIPIVLRTTDDMLRLVPPELREAGYALGATKFKVIKDIVYRAAITGVITGIILSVARIGGETAPLLFTSFNNNFFTVDMTQPIASLTVTMYDYAMSPYPYWQKLAWAAAIILTFGVLSANILGRVIAHYKFKK
- the pstC gene encoding phosphate ABC transporter permease subunit PstC, which encodes MKRSYLINWTFEKVALASTLLVITILLVLFVVLYKESSLSLQTFGIWKFITSTTWNPPLDKFGGAPAIFGSIVSTVIAILIAVPVAIGIAIFLTEISPYFLRTPVGVAIELLAAIPSIIYGMWGLFYFAPFMRDKVQPIIHQTLAKLPLIGEWFAGYTPGIGLLTASIVLSIMILPFTAAIARDSFNMVPPILKESAYALGATKWDVMKDVVIPYTKLGVIGGIILSLGRALGETMAVTFVMGNQPVIPKSLLEPATSITVTLANEFTEADTDLYLSSLFYLALILFVMSFLIIAIGKFIFLRKVER